The DNA segment TCGCTGTATGGGCGAGGCTTTGGCAGTGTTTGAAATGAAGCTTGTATTGGCAAAAATCCTCTCAAGCTATGAACTCGCATTGGCTGATGACAAACCAGAAGTCCCCCGCCGTCGAGGTGTGACGCTTGCGCCTGGCCGTGGTGTGAATATGGTAATCACAGGTAAGCGACCTGCTTATGCAGCAGCGCTTCGCTATCGCGCCGAGAATCTCCTCTGAGTATGGCCGCGAATTAGACTGCCAAAAGTAGCAAATTACCAATTTGTGATATAATTTGCAGTAAAATCTAATTTAATATGGACTCCCTAACCTCCCGTATGCAGGCGGTACAGTCGCCAATCATTCCTGTGGTTGGGGAATTAATTCAAAATTCTCCCGGCACTATTTCTTTGGGACAGGGTGTAGTTTCATACAATCCACCGCCAGAGGCCATTGAGCGTTTACCCCAATTCTTAGCGGACTCTTCTAATAATTTATACAAAGCTGTTGAGGGAATTCCCCCATTATTAGCAGCGTTGGCAATCAAGTTACAAACCTTCAATGGGATTGGAATTAATCAAGATAACTGCATTGTGGTGACTGCGGGCAGCAATATGGCGTTTATGAATGCTATTTTGGCGATTACTTCCCCTGGTGACGAAATTATCCTGAATACGCCTTATTATTTCAATCATGAAATGGCGATCGCAATGGCTGGTTGTCGTGCCGTATTGGTAGCCACAGATACCAATTATCAACTGCGTCCAGAGGCGATCGCCCAAGCAATAACCGCCAAAACACGGGCTATAGTCACAATATCCCCCAATAATCCCACGGGAGTTATTTATACACAAGCCGCATTACAACAGGTAAATCAAATCTGTGGAATTCATGGCATTTACCACATTAGCGATGAAGCTTATGAATATTTTACCTACAACGGCGTAAAACACATTTCCCCAGGGGCATTTAGTGGTAGTAGAGATTACACCATTTCTCTGTATAGCCTTTCCAAAGCTTATGGATTTGCTAGTTGGCGGATTGGCTATATGGTGATTCCACAACACTTGTTTGTCGCCGTCAAGAAAATTCAAGATACGATTTTGATTTGTCCGCCAGTGGTTTCTCAGTATGCGGCGTTAGGAGCATTACAAGCCAAACCAGAGTATTTACAGGAAAATGTTGGTGCGTTGGCACAGCCCGCCGTAGGCATCGCTCAAGTCAGAGAAATAGTCATCGATGCCCTAAAACCCCTAGAAGGTTTATGTAGCATAGCCCCTGCCAATGGTGCGT comes from the Nodularia sp. NIES-3585 genome and includes:
- a CDS encoding pyridoxal phosphate-dependent aminotransferase yields the protein MDSLTSRMQAVQSPIIPVVGELIQNSPGTISLGQGVVSYNPPPEAIERLPQFLADSSNNLYKAVEGIPPLLAALAIKLQTFNGIGINQDNCIVVTAGSNMAFMNAILAITSPGDEIILNTPYYFNHEMAIAMAGCRAVLVATDTNYQLRPEAIAQAITAKTRAIVTISPNNPTGVIYTQAALQQVNQICGIHGIYHISDEAYEYFTYNGVKHISPGAFSGSRDYTISLYSLSKAYGFASWRIGYMVIPQHLFVAVKKIQDTILICPPVVSQYAALGALQAKPEYLQENVGALAQPAVGIAQVREIVIDALKPLEGLCSIAPANGAFYFFLKVYTQMDAFELVKRLIKEHQVAVIPGTTFGMKDGCYLRVAYGALQKDTAKKGIERLVQGLQRIVSNG